The Zygosaccharomyces rouxii strain CBS732 chromosome G complete sequence genome contains a region encoding:
- the ROG3 gene encoding Rog3p (similar to uniprot|Q759V0 Ashbya gossypii ADR172C ADR172Cp and weakly similar to YOR018W uniprot|Q02805 Saccharomyces cerevisiae YOR018W ROD1 Membrane protein overexpression confers resistance to the GST substrate o-dinitrobenzene as well as to zinc and calcium contains a PY-motif which is required for Rod1p interaction with Rsp5p a hect-type ubiquitin ligase), with translation MFPLAKSNKAEPLLYDVRLHGTEHDVVLLKGSPDEASSVLLSGTVVLSVREPIQIKNLSLKMTGKIRLNVPVQYQGPRGPAQRHVRYERTFYEHTWDNLNINSYFENLYDNYGKRATINSKSSGNLADLHRRSKSSTSSLISLAGLGSSSGSHNHHHHHTLLQGNYEFPFSAILPGSLVESVEGLPNASITYKLEANIERNKFYSDLICKKHIRVVRTLSTDAVELSETMAVDNTWPNKVDYSISVPAKAIAIGSLTPIHIEVVPLMKGLRLGPIKVTMIENSQYCGSFGNVATQERTVCKTKLKDPLGHVNRGPRDPEEEELTFQDRWQVDTFLQVPTSLSRCTQDCTLLNSIKVRHKLKFVISLINSDGHVSELRASLPAQLFISPFVALTVRNPLRPEYENGNGSSSSSRRTSLGDEEGDEDVIFAKTASELELANLINNWQVPSSVPDLMSPPNYESHIYDRLWNDVSVPDTPHGSGTQTPIEGQSIGQVLDSQQNVDELEDNLMRLHLQRQEGRNRSASTSNVIPGNPAKNPQETTIEGASNGNANAAVVPAATSPAQQALPMSRSGSAPLVDQQPGIRGLPPAPLVTSGASVQHLSRSSSSILQIPQSPNKEVTLDNLSSVPSYEKAIKSESAGNDLPPVYPADENPSHDRKHHLERPQVVHHRSSSSLLSKKSNSSIPSPQPSQAALVRRGSSSSSSGIPPPLQPHADSPSNGPAHNGKNQTVNKHFSFGMTPVGSSSSTGSFPLKRSLSKGSLHERSSSLNNLRSLLKNHKK, from the coding sequence ATGTTTCCTTTGGCAAAGAGTAATAAGGCAGAGCCACTTCTCTACGATGTTAGATTACATGGTACTGAGCACGATGTGGTGCTTTTGAAAGGATCTCCAGATGAGGCCTCCAGTGTATTGCTATCAGGAACTGTCGTATTATCGGTACGAGAACCAATTCAAATTAAGAATCTATCATTAAAAATGACTGGTAAAATACGTCTGAACGTTCCAGTTCAATATCAGGGTCCTAGGGGACCTGCACAGCGGCACGTTAGGTATGAAAGGACGTTTTACGAACACACATGGGACAATCTTAACATCAACAGttattttgaaaatctttACGATAATTACGGTAAAAGGGCTACTATCAACAGTAAATCTTCAGGGAATTTAGCCGATTTGCATAGAAGATCTAAATCTTCGACAAGCTCTTTGATATCATTAGCCGGATTGGGTTCATCGTCAGGTTCTCATaaccatcatcatcatcatacCCTACTCCAGGGCAATTACGAATTTCCATTTAGTGCAATCTTACCAGGTTCATTAGTAGAAAGTGTAGAAGGTTTACCCAATGCATCGATAACTTATAAATTGGAAGCAAATATCGAGAGGAATAAGTTTTATTCAGATTTGATTTGCAAGAAACACATTAGAGTGGTGAGAACTTTATCAACGGATGCTGTCGAGTTATCAGAAACTATGGCTGTGGATAATACCTGGCCTAATAAAGTGgattattcaatttctgtGCCCGCAAAGGCTATTGCCATTGGATCTTTGACACCGATTCATATCGAAGTGGttccattgatgaaaggTTTGAGGTTAGGCCCCATAAAGGTTACCATGATTGAAAACTCTCAGTACTGTGGTAGTTTTGGTAATGTGGCAACGCAGGAAAGGACAGTCTGTAAAACAAAGTTGAAGGATCCTCTGGGCCATGTTAATAGGGGGCCACGAGATCctgaagaggaagaattaACTTTTCAAGATCGTTGGCAAGTCGATACTTTTTTGCAAGTTCCTACAAGTCTTTCCAGATGTACACAGGACTGTACTCTATTGAACAGTATTAAGGTTAGACACAAGCTTAAGTTTGTCATatctttaatcaattcaGATGGCCACGTATCAGAATTACGTGCATCTTTGCCGGCACAACTTTTTATTTCACCATTTGTTGCATTGACTGTAAGGAATCCACTTAGACCAGAGtatgaaaatggtaatggttcAAGTTCATCTAGTAGGCGTACTTCATTgggtgatgaagaaggtgatgaaGACGTGATTTTTGCCAAAACTGCATctgaattagaattggcaaatttGATAAACAATTGGCAAGTACCTTCAAGCGTACCAGATTTAATGTCACCGCCAAATTATGAAAGTCACATTTACGATAGGCTTTGGAATGATGTTTCCGTTCCCGACACACCTCATGGTTCAGGGACTCAAACACCAATAGAAGGACAATCCATTGGTCAAGTTTTAGACAGTCAACAAAATGTGgatgaattagaagatAACTTGATGAGACTACATTTGCAAAGACAAGAGGGCCGTAATCGTTCAGCTTCAACTTCTAATGTTATTCCCGGGAATCCCGCAAAGAATCCACAAGAAACTACAATTGAGGGAGCATCGAATGGTAATGCTAatgctgctgttgttcctGCGGCTACTTCTCCTGCTCAGCAGGCGCTCCCCATGTCAAGATCTGGTTCCGCCCCATTAGTGGATCAACAACCGGGGATTAGGGGGTTACCACCGGCTCCATTGGTGACCTCAGGTGCTAGCGTTCAACACCTATCTAGATCcagttcatcaattttgCAAATACCACAATCCCCCAATAAAGAGGTGACATTAGACAATTTGAGCAGTGTTCCATCGTATGAAAAAGCAATTAAATCAGAATCTGCAGGCAATGATTTACCCCCTGTGTATCCAGCAGATGAAAATCCTTCGCACGATAGGAAACACCATTTGGAAAGGCCTCAAGTTGTTCATCACAGATCAAGTTCTTCACTGTTGAGTAAAAAGagtaattcatcaattccTAGTCCTCAACCATCGCAGGCGGCATTGGTTAGAAGAGGTAGTTCTAGTTCAAGTTCTGGAATTCCACCCCCACTACAGCCTCACGCGGATTCACCATCAAATGGTCCGGCTcataatggtaaaaatCAAACGGTTAATAAGCACTTCTCCTTTGGTATGACACCAGTGGggtcttcttcatctactGGAAGTTTCCCCTTGAAGAGAAGTTTATCAAAGGGTAGTTTACATGAAAGATCTAGTTCATTGAACAATTTAAGAagtcttttgaaaaatcataAAAAATAA
- the VPS75 gene encoding Vps75p (similar to uniprot|Q75BF8 Ashbya gossypii ADL396W ADL396Wp and weakly similar to YNL246W uniprot|P53853 Saccharomyces cerevisiae YNL246W VPS75) encodes MPHYEERDGIIAKIPNFWKIVLSQHDDFANYVRASDFKYIDAIQFLVVKWQSPRDFDIIVGFQSVDQELPSQTVKKHFYHDGDEMKSQAVELKHNLPPRKRRNRFFDWFQWQGLDDKGEFPNGDELARLIADEIYPLCVKFYTEAQRDVADEDSDEESSEPELL; translated from the coding sequence ATGCCTCATTACGAGGAGAGGGACGGAATCATTGCTAAGATACCAAACTTTTGGAAGATTGTCCTTTCGCAACATGACGATTTTGCTAACTATGTAAGGGCATCAGATTTCAAATACATCGACGCAATTCAATTCCTCGTAGTTAAGTGGCAATCACCGAGGGATTTTGATATTATAGTAGGATTCCAATCAGTGGATCAAGAATTACCTAGCCAAACTGTGAAAAAGCATTTTTATCacgatggtgatgaaatgAAAAGTCAAGCTGTAGAATTAAAGCataatttaccaccaaggAAGAGACGTAATAGATTTTTCGATTGGTTTCAATGGCAAGGCTTGGATGATAAGGGTGAATTCCCCAACGGCGATGAGTTAGCTCGGTTAATAGCCGATGAGATATATCCGCTATGtgtgaaattttacacCGAAGCTCAGCGGGATGTTGCTGATGAGGACAGTGATGAAGAGAGTAGCGAACCTGAACTATTGTAA
- the ATG18 gene encoding phosphoinositide binding protein ATG18 (similar to uniprot|P43601 Saccharomyces cerevisiae YFR021W ATG18 Phosphatidylinositol 3 5-bisphosphate-binding protein of the vacuolar membrane predicted to fold as a seven-bladed beta-propeller required for recycling of Atg9p through the pre-autophagosomal structure) yields the protein MPDTLPFINFINFNQTGTCISLGTSQGFKIFNCDPFGKFYSEESGSYAVVEMLFSTSLLAVVGIGDQPSMSPRRLRIINTKKHSIICEVTFPTSILSVKMNKSRLVVLLQEQIYIYDISNMRLLHTIDTNPNTRGIMAMSPSLENCYLVYPSPPKVINSEIKTNATTNNINVTSTSGSIPQLQHQHQHQFDSSTGPAEDGLDPSSGDIPIQEELQSDPQNKKSGSGNVIKNGDVILFNLKTLQPTMVIEAHKGEIASLALSLDGSLLATASEKGTIIRVFNVETGIKINQFRRGTYPTKIHSMCFSEDNQFLAATCSSKTIHIFKVAPANGRQSEVHLEKHDSDDSTIEEDVIDNASQTNSSVGGGGGGSGGNESIDEISSNADDQSSLERSREPYVDASRRTVARMIRKSSQRLSRHAAKTLGQIFPIKVSSLLEPSRHFASLKLPVESGHGIKSITAIGTPIEVDISEYPELFEYHQQPHTQEESNPAQQLNQQQQNLQNFENTSVQMLPIRVVTSEGYLYNYVLDPERGGDCLLLSQYSLMLA from the coding sequence ATGCCAGATACGTTGCcctttatcaattttataAATTTCAATCAGACTGGTACATGCATATCGTTAGGAACATCTCAAGgatttaaaatctttaattgTGATCCCTTTGGTAAGTTTTATTCTGAAGAATCTGGTAGTTATGCAGTTGTGGAAATGCTTTTTTCCACATCATTATTAGCAGTGGTTGGTATTGGTGATCAGCCATCTATGTCCCCAAGAAGGCTCAGAATCATCAATACGAAGAAACACTCCATAATCTGTGAAGTGACCTTCCCCACGTCAATTCTTTCAGTAAAGATGAATAAATCAAGGTTAGTGGTTCTTTTGCAAGAACAGATTTACATCTATGATATTAGCAATATGCGGTTATTACACACTATAGATACGAATCCGAATACAAGGGGAATAATGGCAATGTCGCCCTCGTTAGAAAACTGCTACTTGGTTTATCCATCACCACCTAAAGTGATTAATTCTGAGATAAAGACCAATGCTACGACCAACAATATAAATGTTACTAGTACGAGCGGTAGTATACCACAACTACAgcatcaacatcaacatcaattTGATAGTAGCACTGGCCCTGCTGAAGATGGATTAGATCCATCGAGTGGTGATATACCtattcaagaagaattacaatCTGATCCTCAAAACAAGAAAAGTGGTAGCGGTAATGTTATCAAGAATGGGGATGTCATCTTatttaatttgaaaacaCTACAACCGACAATGGTCATTGAAGCACATAAGGGTGAAATTGCATCATTAGCATTGAGTCTTGATGGTTCATTACTAGCGACGGCATCTGAAAAGGGTACAATTATAAGAGTTTTCAACGTGGAAACAGGTATTAAAATAAACCAGTTTCGTAGGGGAACTTATCCAACAAAAATACATTCCATGTGTTTCAGTGAGGACAACCAATTCTTAGCGGCAACTTGTTCAAGTAAGACAATCCACATCTTCAAGGTTGCGCCGGCAAATGGGCGTCAATCGGAAGTTCATTTGGAGAAACACGATAGCGATGATAGTACGATAGAAGAAGATGTAATTGACAATGCATCGCAAACAAATAGCAgtgttggtggtggtggtggtggcagcggtggtaatgaatccatagatgaaatttccaGCAATGCAGACGACCAGAGTTCGCTGGAGAGATCAAGAGAACCGTATGTGGATGCATCACGTAGAACAGTCGCTAGAATGATCCGCAAATCTTCACAGAGATTATCAAGACACGCTGCTAAGACATTGGGACAGATCTTCCCCATTAAAGTATCATCGTTATTAGAACCTTCAAGGCATTTTGCAAGTTTGAAACTGCCAGTAGAAAGTGGGCATGGAATTAAAAGTATAACGGCAATAGGGACACCGATTGAAGTAGACATTTCAGAGTATCCAGAACTGTTTGAATACCACCAACAGCCTCATACTCAAGAAGAATCAAATCCGGCTCAACAGTtaaatcaacaacagcaaaatttgcaaaattttgaaaatactTCGGTTCAAATGCTTCCAATAAGAGTAGTAACTTCTGAAGGTTATCTCTACAACTACGTACTTGATCCTGAACGAGGCGGCGATTGTCTCCTGCTATCGCAGTACTCGCTCATGCTAGCCTGA